In Eucalyptus grandis isolate ANBG69807.140 chromosome 4, ASM1654582v1, whole genome shotgun sequence, the following proteins share a genomic window:
- the LOC104442626 gene encoding adenylate-forming reductase 03009, which translates to MESEVKFSSCRGVSFEIKPRADPFAITTPERAPEMTNYGSKRFWLPWSHGGSSLVALSSLIQPSTSKDSSHYCDLDLDDDYDEQSDIVLETLERGSYVEPEKHPERKQAEADAEASRLSRLSVILLDQGLFTVYKRLFIICLTLNVVALILAVTGHFPYARNRAALFSITNIFALTLCRSEAFLRVAFWLAVELLGHPWVPLFVKTATTSLLQSLGGIHSGCGVSSLAWLVYALVLTLNDRDNTSPEIIGVALAILALIALSCLLWGFVILTVAYDPRTKSYKSDGLGSRLVRRQEFWFTMGITVLIIIPWVTVRRVPVKVSSPSGHASIIKFQGGVKAGILGRISPSPLSEWHAFGIISDGKDEHIMLAGAVGDFTKSLVTDPPTHLWVRQVHFAGLPYLANMFNRVLLVATGSGICVFLSFLLQPCRASICLFCHSSDRVIVHDTAVHGRPNVAEMSVGMVKKWGAEVVIVTSNPKGSRAVVNACKSKGIAAFGPIWDS; encoded by the exons ATGGAAAGTGAAGTGAAGTTTTCGAGTTGTAGGGGCGTATCATTCGAGATTAAGCCCCGTGCAGATCCATTTGCTATTACTACACCTGAAAGAGCTCCCGAGATGACCAACTACGGAAGCAAGAGATTTTGGCTTCCGTGGTCTCACGGAGGCTCGTCTTTGGTCGCTCTGTCGTCACTGATTCAGCCATCCACGAGCAAAGATAGTAGCCACTATTGCGACCTTGATCTTGATGATGATTATGACGAACAAAGCGATATTGTTTTGGAAACGCTCGAGAGAGGCAGTTACGTGGAGCCTGAAAAACACCCAGAGCGAAAGCAAGCCGAAGCGGACGCAGAGGCGTCGAGGCTGTCAAGGCTGTCGGTCATACTCCTCGACCAAGGGCTGTTCACAGTGTACAAACGGCTATTCATCATTTGCTTGACCCTAAATGTCGTTGCACTCATCCTCGCGGTGACTGGTCACTTCCCTTATGCGAGGAACCGGGCCGCCCTCTTCTCCATCACCAACATCTTTGCCCTTACCCTGTGCCGGAGCGAGGCCTTCTTGCGTGTCGCCTTCTGGCTCGCCGTGGAGCTACTCGGCCACCCGTGGGTCCCGCTCTTCGTCAAGACAGCCACGACCTCCCTCCTGCAGAGCCTCGGTGGGATCCACAGCGGGTGTGGCGTCTCGTCGCTCGCGTGGCTGGTCTACGCCCTAGTCCTAACCCTAAACGACCGGGACAACACGTCGCCTGAGATCATCGGGGTCGCATTGGCGATCCTTGCGCTCATCGCCCTCTCTT GCCTTCTCTGGGGTTTCGTCATCCTCACCGTCGCGTACGACCCAAGGACGAAGAGTTACAAGAGCGACGGGCTGGGGTCGAGGTTGGTGAGGCGACAAGAGTTTTGGTTCACGATGGGGATTACGGTTTTGATAATAATACCGTGGGTGACGGTGAGGAGAGTGCCCGTCAAGGTGTCTTCTCCTTCAGGGCATGCCTCCATAATCAAGTTCCAAGGGGGAGTCAAAGCAG GCATATTGGGTCGGATCAGCCCCTCCCCGCTATCTGAGTGGCATGCCTTCGGCATCATCTCTGATGGCAAGGATGAGCACATTATGCTCGCTGGAGCTGTCGGTGACTTTACAAAGTCCCTCGTCACTGACCCACCGACCCACCTCTGGGTCCGCCAAGTCCACTTTGCGGGCTTACCCTACCTTGCCAACATGTTCAACCGGGTCCTGTTGGTTGCCACTGGCTCTGGCATTTGCGTCTTCCTATCATTCCTCCTCCAACCGTGCAGAGCGAGCATTTGCTTGTT CTGCCACTCGAGCGACAGGGTGATTGTGCATGACACAGCAGTGCACGGGCGGCCAAACGTGGCGGAGATGAGCGTGGGCATGGTGAAGAAGTGGGGCGCTGAAGTGGTGATTGTCACGAGCAACCCCAAGGGAAGTAGGGCCGTGGTGAACGCGTGCAAGAGCAAGGGTATTGCCGCTTTTGGTCCCATTTGGGATTCTTGA